The DNA segment ATCATGGATATGAAGATCTTGCAACAACTCGTGCTGATAACATGTTGTAAAACAACGGTCTATTAGCAATCCATATACAACTATACTAAACATTAGAGAACAAGACTATAGAGAATAAGTGAATAGGAATTCTTGTCCATTAAGATATATACACCATATACAAATACCAGTATATAAACACACACATTAATACAAAGGAGTTATGTATGTAGAGAGTCACCGTTGTTATAAGACATTCATAACACAATTGAGGTTTTGTTAGTTTAGAGTTATTTTATATTGAGTGACGGATTGCTTGTAAATAAGAGATCAAGATAAAGATATTCGAAGGAAAGGTGTTTCGTTGATGTCATTACACATGTAATTAACATTGTCTTATTATGATGTTGGGGATATGATTGTTCAAAGCTAAAAAGATTTTGAAGACTACACGTCTACACGTGGTTTCTAGCGAAGTGGTTTCTGATATTTGTCGTCAAAGTTGAATTTTATACTTTTTAGTGTCACctctatttttttattaattatatttgaattaTATTTTTATACAATAGTTGTCGGCGTGATGGTGAGTAGTATACAAACTTCTAGAAAGAGCAAAGGAATATGGAAGGAACCCATGCATGTTCAATCTGTTAAAACTCAAAAGTCACACTCAAtccaaaatatataaataaaataatatatttttcctcCCTTATATAAACCTTTAGTGACATTCCGTTTATTGTCACACACACTTTCAAACAAACAGAaatacataattctttctttaCCACTAAAACTTTGCTTATCTACAATGCAACATCTTCACGAAGAATCAATTGAAGATTCTGATATTCCAGATAGCACAGTAGTTGAATCCTTCTGGCTATCAAAAGATGCCGAGTTCGACTGGTTCGATCAAAACGCTTTCTTAGAACGGAAGGAATCAACCAAAGGAAGCTTCAACTCGACTGTACACTCGAATTCGAGCTCACAGCGGTATTCGGAGACCTTGAAACCAAAAGCTCACATAATTGGTTTGCCTAAAACACACAAGACGACTTACGTTGATATAAAGTGCAGGCAGTATAAACCGCTAAACGTACGGCTGTTTCCAAAGCAGTTATATTCCGTTGGTAAGGCTCCGCCGACCGAACCGTCTTCTCCGAATGTTTCGTGTATTGGTAGAGTTAGATCCAAGAGATGTAGGAAGTCAGCGGAACAACCGGTCGTATCTGGAAGTCAACGATCACAGAAAGCCGGTCTGAGGTCTCGTATAATGTCGTTGTTCCGTTCGAAAGGTCACCGAGAAAAAGACAGTGAATCACCGTCGGAGAAGGTAAAAAAACCGGGAGAAAGATCTGGTTCGAGGAGGAAATGCGTGAGTGTAAAACCGGTAAACAGTGAACCGGGAACGCCTTCTGAACCGCCAGCTTTGGGAGGAATGATCCGGTTCACGTCACGGAGATCGGATTATTTGGTCGCATCGGAGAATGATGACATGGCAGGATGTCATTCGTTGGATTTGGAAATGCGTGTTTAGGTTTGGGGTTGGGCCCACCGGGTAAGTTTGTTTAGCTGACGTGGCATGTTGAAATCTTGATTCTGTGTGCTGGAAAATATTAAAAAGTATATGGTAGGTGGCGGTTTTTGTAATTGTATGTATGATTCTTAAACACAAGAGTAGTGTTTCTACGATGACATGTTTTGAATGCACATAAAGTAGTAATATGATTTGGACTTAGTAATATTATCTTCTCTAGAAAAATGATGTTAAAATAAAACTTTATGGTGTTTTAGAGTTTTCATATAATCAAAAACCATGTGAACTTGAGTAGAAAAACCATATAAAGACATAAAAGCATGCTCCTTTGATTTTTTTATAAGGATTTATATGTGATAACTTTGTCATGAGTCAATTTAATATTAACATGTATATTATGCAAACTAGCTGGTCGTAGGCACCCGTCCATTAGGCGGGGATACCATTAAAATTCGCTATATACCGCATACCATCACAACTGAGACgaataaatttgtaaaattaaaCAAAATGATATCTAAATGTGttaatattagagtaaattacaagttttgttatttatgtttacatcaaattgcaggctctgttctttagcgcaaaagttgtcaggttttgtacttaatgttccaaaatcttGCAAGTTATGTCATTTAGGCCAAAtccagttagattttttagttaaagatggtcatgtgcaaggcacatgagagTATTCTTGTCATTTTATATTCACAGGGAATATTGAGTTAATAAATTATAACAAGGGATTTTTgtgtaaaatataaaaaataaaaacctttAATCTCTCTATCTCTAAACTCATCTATCTCTATGTTCTCTCCCTATCTCCTCTCTCAAGAACTGTCCTCCTCAAATGCATAAACAAATACAAATTAGATTAAAATCAATATCACAACAGAAATCCGGAATCGATTTAAAGATGTCTATAATCAATGCTGAATCAATTTCTTCTGTGATTTTAGAATAACAATGAGAGGTACATAAACATACAGAATGGGAGAAATATGTGGAGAGAAATCTTCCACATTTACAACAATAGGAGTTACATAATAATTACATTTGAATGAATAATATTGACTAGGGGGATTTTAGGCTGAGACTTTGTGATGGATTGATACCCCCCGTCAATGCAAGGATGGAGGTGGTCCGACACGAAGCATTGAACGAAACTTGTCGAACAACGGTTGTGGGAGACTTTTTGTGAAAATATCCGCAACTTGTTGATCGGTGGAGATGAATTTAGTGTCGAGCCGACCGGAAGTAGCCAATTCACGAACAAAGTGATAATCGAAATCAATGTGTTTTGCTCGTTTGTGTGAGATTCGATTTTGGCTAGGGAACAAAGCACTCTGATTATCGCATAGTAAGGTTGGGCGAGTTTGAGGCAAGGCATGAATCTCACGTAGTAGATTTGTCAACCAAATTATTTCTGCAGCAGTGTTAGCCATTGTCCTGTATTCGGATTCACAGCTTGAGCGAGAAACGGTGGGTTGTTTCTTTGCACCCCAAGAGACAAAGTTTGCTCCCAAGTAAATGCAGTAGCCATAGGTGGATCTTCTAGTGTCTAGACATCGTGCCCAATCTGCATCAGAAAAACCTAGCAAAACAGTGTTAGGTGGTCGATCAAAAGTTAAACCATGAGATAATGTGCCTTTGACATATCGAAGAATTCTTTTGACTAATTGAAAGTGAGTAGTGGTGGGTTGTTGAAAAAATTGACTAGCTTGATTAACGACGTATGAGAGGTCGGGACGAGTGATTGTGAGATATTGGAGTGCGCCTACGAGAGATCGGGACGAgtgattatgtttttaatcatgacctagcaagatcatatgatgatcaacatcattttcacaaacaatcaacaatcatcaagcataacaactcatattcatcaagatttcttcatattttaagcttatgttcaagtttacttcttgtgattcttagtgttcttcaagattatgattatgattcttcctttaaccacttaaaatggaagtaaaatagcaagatcaaggttcttaccactagcacaaggctagggatgatcaagtgaaGAAATCAAGTGGATAAATGCAAATAAGAGAGGTCCTTGAACTTCCAAAAGCTCCTAGCTCCTTTATGTGATCTCTAACACCTTTGTATGAGCTTGGATTGTATGAGAATGGATGAATGATGGTGGATGTGTGGGTGCTTGGGGTCAGCCGAGAATAAGGAGGAGAAGaggagagagtttgtgtgtgttagCGTGTGTGAAAATGGATGTTATGATCATAAGGGTTATACTTATAACCAAGTTTAGGTGTCTTCCAAAGGATATTATGTTCTTAAGGTGCCAACATAATCCaattaaatattaaaacaaatgAACATTGTGGGGCCCTTGTTGGGCCGTAGACATGGGGAGGGGGTAGTAGCATAGGTTTGAATTAAGTTTGTTGCATTATGGTAAAATtgtaagtattagttagttatattagttactagatatttatgacatgttatgatgttcggggatcataactagcttggtaatgtaaaaacagtgcttctagtgaaaatttggtgtttcgggtagtgtccggttgttcggttggttaccggtttgttaaggtgctaaactatgcagtttagtctgctttatgtatccttttgtgacacttttgattcccgacacttaggaaagcattaaggaccatttaaccatatttctgcatatAATTAgattgttaaaatgctgatttttgttgaattttgctgaattcagcactttttgtgagtttttggcactttccggcacttaaactatctctaggaaggcagttttgtgatgcttactttcctacacactatactagtgtcatacttggtttctggctcattctgtatCTCTACACAATATCTGTCTATATATGGAGTTCTGTCAGCATTTTCCTGATTTATCTGATTAACTGTGCTAACtatgtttcgtgcatcatttgagtcaAATAAGCTttcatgcaataatgatatgacatttGGCAATATgcgatgcacatgtatgtataatgcagtaatcagaaagcagatAAATTTgcaattcagcacagtcattaagcactaatcatggttaattaatCGTATGGATACCTGAATTTTTGACTGTtttcacattctccccctgttaagaaaatttcgtcccaaaa comes from the Helianthus annuus cultivar XRQ/B chromosome 4, HanXRQr2.0-SUNRISE, whole genome shotgun sequence genome and includes:
- the LOC110934731 gene encoding uncharacterized protein LOC110934731 — protein: MQHLHEESIEDSDIPDSTVVESFWLSKDAEFDWFDQNAFLERKESTKGSFNSTVHSNSSSQRYSETLKPKAHIIGLPKTHKTTYVDIKCRQYKPLNVRLFPKQLYSVGKAPPTEPSSPNVSCIGRVRSKRCRKSAEQPVVSGSQRSQKAGLRSRIMSLFRSKGHREKDSESPSEKVKKPGERSGSRRKCVSVKPVNSEPGTPSEPPALGGMIRFTSRRSDYLVASENDDMAGCHSLDLEMRV